The region GGGAGTTGCCTGGGCCAGGCATGGACAAGTaatagtttttttcttttttctttcttacatcATATTAAGAAATCCCATGTTCTATGCATAAATGGCTTACCTTATTATTTGCAATAAAATGCACCAATCACACATAATTTTGGAActagagttaaaaaaattatctatctatctatcccCATCATGACAATTTACTCCCATGTTATAATCATACAGTTTACCTATGTTTTAGTCCACACGGACATCTTGAAATGTTAGATCCTTTTTGTAGACTCAGGTTgataaaaaaatgcaacaagAACTGAAAATAGTCATGAATTAATGTAGTTTTCCATCGAACGAATAATTATGAAAGGGGGCATGACAAGATAAGATTGGTTGGTTGCAGTAGTAGTCAAGGGCCTGTGGTTTAGCGTCCAGCAAGGAATGAGGTTCTTTCTATTTGCTCGTTTTATGGGCCTTTTTGCCAGAAGAGGGAGTCTAGACTTCCCTCAGAAAGCAAGTGGCCCCCTTAAGCGGCTTTCTTTACTTGTTCGGACTCTCTTGGGGCTATTTCTCTCAGCAGACAACTAAGTAAAAAATACAGGTAGTGATGGATTGATGCTATATTTAGAAAGGGGTGAGGAGAATATCAATCTTTTTTTTCCACTGTATGGTAGCTCACTATGTTTGGAAATCTCATTTTCTCCGTTGTAGTTTAGTGGATGATATGGGTAGCAGTGATGAACTTTGCTCCCTTGGATTTTATAAATGGTTTCACTTTGTTGTGGTTGATTTGGGAAAATGCAAGTCTTTTAAGGGTTTAAAGAATCTTGTTACCTTTTTTGATGCATCCATTTTTGTTTACACTATTTGGGGTTGAGAGAGCAGTGATCCTTTTCTGTCAAATCTTCAGCCAGTTTTTTGGGTGTTCTCTATGCTTCAATAGATGTAATAATCTTTCGCACTTAGCTTTGCCAAGTTGGGATTCCTCTGGACAGGGTACACCCCCTAAAGCAGTACTTtccattttgtcatatttttgttttatcaaaAGTAAAGTGAAAAACAGAAATTGcacataaatattattgataatgtGCATTTACAGAAAGACAAGGCCATAGGTAGAAATGAACTGaaagctagaatttatgtagcctaccccacatagtgggataaaagcttgGTATATTGTTGTTATGAGTTAGGTGTTATATTTCTATGAGATAATTAGTTGAATCAATCAAGATGCACCCATAATCAATTGGTATAGAAACTTAAAGCATCAAATATTATGAGTCAAAATTGGTAGCTGGTTCATTCCAAAGTTTCCTGTATGAAATCAGATGAGGGAACCTGAATAGAGGTGAGCATGGAAAGAACTACAGAAGCGGAGAAAGGGCTCTAGCATCTTGGCATTGCCACCTATAAGTAGTAAGCTAGCACTGGTACTGAGAATCTGGACCATTCTTATGCCATATGGTGGTATTATGATAGTAATTCCAGACATTATGAAGCAGTAAGCAGGTTTGACCAATGAAACTTAATAAAGTGTTGATATAAAAGATCCTGAATAGAGAGAGGCTTAGGAGGGTACTCTCAGTCTCATGGATATCATTTGGGTACAGTGAGAAAGGTTAACATCGACTTAGTCCCATCGAGGCTAAGTTATTAATGGGTGTGATGAGGGGCTAAGCCCTGATTTCACAGGTACCCTTCAGAATCTAGACTTAGCCCTTTAcacagagaagagaagagaaggggagagagagacttCCAAGGAAAATCTCCAAAGTATCCAATCaccttttttgttttcataagTTGGTGCATATTCAGAACCTGTTTACCCTTCCCTATCCGAGTACTCACGAATGGTGAGTTTGAACATGTTCTCCAGAGCCTTGGAAACCTTGAGATCAATCTTCCTGAGACTAACCCTTCGATTGGGGTTGTGAAATTAATCTGGAGTTGAGTATTTTGATGATTTCCATGTATCTTTGGGGGAGTAGAGTGGCATAGAAGATTACATTTTCTTGTCCTACAACATTTCTGCAGTATGTTTCTGTATTTGGTGAGAAGAAAATAACTAGATTCTTGATGTTTTGCTACCATACGTATCATGTAGTGAGGCAAGGGACTCGAGATAGACTATCAGGTGCAGTTGAGGTATTTGCTAGAAGGAATGGTACTGCAGCTACTGCTGGAAATTTACGGGCTGAACATTCTAGGCACAGTGATCAGTCCAGACATAGATCTTCAGAGAATGTACCATCATCAAAGGATGTGGTGAGTTGAAAGTAATGACATTTCTGTATTTAGAAGCTTTTATACCTAGATCTGGTTGAAACTTGATGTTAAATCTGGTGAAAGTTCTTATTCTCGGTTGCTGTTTACTTTTGACTTGCAGCAAGCTGACACTGAAAGAGGTCGCATTTCTAGAAGTGGCAGTGCTTCAAAAAGGGTTGTCATGTCAAGCAGCCGACCAAGCTCTTCTGCTGGAGCCAGTGAGAATCGGCCAAGCCGGTTGGGTACTGGCAGTGGTCGTCTGTCGACTACCCAAAGGGTCCAACCTGGTTTTGAGTCCAAATCATCAACCTTCACCCGTGCTGCAGCCACAAGAGGCAGCAGGGATGATGCTCTCCGAAGCTTTGAGCTGCTGACGATTGGCACCGGGAAGAGGAAATGAAGACGGGCTCAGCGACTCagaataaatcttttttttttttaagggctCAATTAGATGCTATAGGGTTGCTATCTGAATACAGCTCTGGTGCCAAGTTACAGTTTCTCCTGCAAAGAATATCCCATTTACAGCTTAAGCTTGAAGTTGACATTTTCTTCTGAGGACACATCCGAAAGTTATTTCTCATCACTGGTTCTGGCTGTTATTGTTATCTCGTCTAAAGCTCGACAAAATGGTAAAGAGAGCGTTTGTCTCTAGTTTAGcagatgtttttattttttcaaggcATTTGTagtcataataataattactgTCTTGTATCATGACAGACGAACAATGcttcaaaaacttatataaCTGTTTCCCCTTCGGTGTCGTACATCTTGCTATTGCGCTTTGCGTTTCGCAATGAAGCCGGTGGCCTTGTTTgtatatgaattaatttaatttaaaatattcaaaccacCAACAAAGGGCGGATTAGATTAGGGTTCGGCAGCAAATGATTTGTTCGGTGTAGAATTTGGTGACTGGTGGGTGGGTTTTGTTATTTGTCTGGAATCTGAATATCCACTCACCAGCCGTCAGAGGTGTCAACGGTTCgaatttgtttgattttataagAATTCAGTAACCGAATTATTTTTAACAgttctgaaaaataaaaatcgtAATCGATccattacataaataaaattaaaccatGATCAATCCtgatttcaattcaattttggttctattcaattaatatttaatttttatatattttcgtaaaatattaaattacaaataaatttgttaattaaaataaactcataatttCATTAATACTTCAAATCTTAaagtaaaaatagaacaaaataatttatagactaTCTTATCAAATTATATTACATCGATCATTTACTATAgcgataacatataaaaatctaaaaataaaagagttcataacaataaccaacaataaaaaaaaaaataaacaaaaactgataaattaaaattacaaaagtaataatatatttatgagtaagtatatatgtattcaaaaaaattataatatatatacaaatataatatcgATTTCGATTCAATTCGAACTacggtttaaaaaaaaaaatcagtaatcaaatcaaatatatcaattcttaattttttaaaaccaaaacctAACCGTTGAACGATAAAACCAATCCAAAAACACGATTTGATTCAGTTCAATTTAATTCACcgattttcagatttttttgaCACTCCTACTAGCCATACTTAGATTGCAGGCCTCCGAGGTTTAAACAGTAAATATCGAATAAATTAATCAGCAATTTGTTTAgaataaacaaattttttatcaaaaaaatatgattaataatttttaataaaatatcataaaaaacgATACGGCTTTCATATTCCACTTGAAACAAATACTCAGTTAGAAACTTAGAAAGGTAATGCCCCCACTTTCATCACTTTGCGGCCAGGCTGGAGAATTTTAAGCCAGCATGGAAAAGAGGAAGAATAGGAGTATTGGACAGAAAATGAACACCCGGTTTCCTAAGGCTGAGTTGAAACTCTGAATTAACGAGAAACAATGGAAAACTAGGATTGATGATTCCATAACAGAGCATGACATGAACACAAAAAGGATGACCTTGAATACTTTTCAATCTGTAAGGTACAAATCAAAACTAGCCAAACAATCCAACTTGTGAAAACTCATAACAAAATTGAGACTCCATAGAAATGAGCTCAGGATGCGTTGGCCTTTTTCAGTTTCGCAAGCTCCTGTCTGACCAGTCCAGCCCTCTGCATGTGCAATTTTGTTTAGTTCACACTAGCAACTTCAAAATCTGAACAGGACCAAAGCTAAAGAAAGATTCTCCAAGGAATTTTTGAGACTTGAGACAAACTAACCTTGATTTTTGCCAACATGATCTTGAACCGATCAAAATCATTAAGAGAGGCCCTTCTTTTTTTGACAATCAGCTTTCTACCCCAGGAGCTATTCTCCCACTTGTTCTTCACATCTAATATCATggaaatattattaaatctggtagattgaaaatatatatatatatatattaaaagttGCTTCAAAATTTACAAATCAATTTACCTGCTGCTTCCATTGCAGCAATTAGTGTCTTCTTCTTTGGGACCCTTTTGATGTCAACTGTGATGTCAGTAAGAGTGAGCCTCTTGAAGTTCATCTGGCATCTCACCATGTCTGGGGCATCCACAAGAGCCTGTGCAGAAAACCTCATGAGAATTGCAGGTATAGGGACCTAAAAAGATCTAAACACACTACCAATGAGATTACATTTcagtcaaaataaaaataatatgcatGTTCACCAAAATCAGAATACATGGctaatgtttatgttttatgCCACACTCTCATTGTCCAGCCCTAATGTACGCCCAAATTAAACCTGAGAATTATTTAGCACAagagttatgaaaataataacctcaaaaacttccatcaTGATATAAGCCAGTAGTCCCAAATATCCCTTACGATATAAAGCCCAACAACAATATATGAAGCCTTAGTCCCACTATGTAGaattggctacatgaattctaacatgtcaatcatttctatctgtAACCATTTCTTCTGCAAGGTCCTTGTAACTCAAATTATACCTTGGGGTATCTCACCAAGTTCTTCTTGATCATGCTCTACCTCTTTTACTAAAAACTTATTCCcttccatccactctcctcataaAAGTCTCTATTGGTCTTCTACTCATGTAACTAAATCATATTAATCTTATCCCACACATCCATCGGAACATCTTGATATCCAttattacacttatattttGAACATGTAGGTACTATATTCCTCAACATTTTATGTCATACAAAAAAGCTAGTTTTATAGCCATTTTATAAAGTTTCACTTTTAGCTTTTACGGAATCTTAAAATCACACAGAACACCATTTGCTAACAGTCCTACCTTAATTCTGTGAATAACAATCTCTATCTTTTCAAATGATTGATCCTTGAGGAATAAAGTCCACAGGAGGATATTCATGTAAAATGGAAATTTTCACTTGATCAGCATTTCTTTTGACCTTGAATTATGAGACAAAAACACATCAACTGGAAGTTTCAATTGAAGCTATAAAACTTCTTGCTTTCAATGTTATAACAAATTCCATTAATAAAAATAGTACATACCTTTTTCATGAATTTCTTTACAAGTTTAATTATGTTGTCGGAAAAAAGGCCAATCAGAGTCCTGATTGGAATGTCAATATGCTAACTATGACTTGTATGCTCTAACCAGATAAATTTTCTGCAGACATCTGGCCACCACAAATAGATAAGGCAAGTAAAAGAGAGATCTCTCGGGAATCAAAGAAGGGACCTTTTGCACCCAAACCGTTCCCGATGAgaaatcacataaaaaattcGCCAAcccatgttttatttttacaacTTTCAAAATTTAACAATCCAATAATATTCCGATGTACCCAGTCAATGCATCGATGCTTTTTTTCCATCCAACGGACTGGAATCTATTAGGTAATTATGCAAATCAGTTATCAAACCCATGAATACATTCGGGTAGAAAACAACAATTTTTCTATATAGGTTTaaatcgtcaagtgattaccaAGCACGGTCAATTTGGTAACTTAAAAGCCAAGACAAACACAGGATTTAATAAGAAACATATACTCATTTTAAagcttttgaaagaaaaaaagccTAAAAACATCACGTAACATTTACACAGCAATTTTagcaaccaaaaaaaagaagaaaggtacAGTGACTTGAAAGCAggcaacaaaaacaaaaaaaaaactattcttttcttttactttccCTTGTTTAATCAGCAGCAAATAGATTGAGCAAATAGAGAAAATTACTCGGTTCTGGTCGATAACGTCGACAATGACGACAAGCCTCCCGTAATCCTTGCCATAGTTGACGAGGGCGACCCTCCCGATCTCGACGTAACGCTTGAACGGCTACACATAATAACAAACCACAGAACAACTCAAATCAAGAACTGCATTCAAAGTAGGAGAGTAGAATCGAAGATATCAGggggagagggagggagggagagagagagagagagtcaccATTTTTGGTCTAGGGTTTTGCAGAGAGGCGGGTCGATGAGGCAAATGGGGCTGGCATGATCTAGGGTTTTCAGGTAGTAATATATAGGGCCTTATGATGGGCCGAAGCTATCTTTGTTTTCAGCCCCGGCCCAACCCAAAAAAagatagtaaaagaaaaaataaaaaatcatgttgaaGAAAAGACCCGAGGCCTTCCTTAAGGGCCCAGAGCTGTGGTCTACCTCGGCCCAATTCTAAGTCTGAGCCTTGAATTGGGCCCAGAACATTATCTTCTGCTTCCAACGaggataaaaataaacaaataaataaaacaaaacccCATGTATCTATATCTCTGAATTGTctcttaaataaatatatatacatatcttgAAGATCTTTATTAAAATATAGGatagtatttatttaaataaataatataaaattaaaatatttttcgaatCATGGAGTGagcaaaataaaattgaaatgtattctaaattttttatcaaattatttattaatttttttgaaagatATTGGAGTATACATGcgtcactttttcttttttttgtaaagattaagataaatttatcttaaaaaaatagataaatttattttaaaaaatttaaataagaaatcactaacttattttttaagaattgtaagataaatttaaaaaatacaataaaaaatatttttatcttaaatactttttatatcttaatttttttttatctatatcttagttaataaaaattatttaagtgaaCTTTAATCTGTTATCATTAAGACCTTAATCTATAATGTTTAAGGAGACATTTGACAGCGGATCGTACAAAATGTTCAAAACActcttattttagttttaattaataatcactaattaaagaaagggtattttaggtattttattcaaataaaacttcTGAACTTAACTATCCAATATCATCGACTCTTCTTATATGTAACAATAATCACATGTCTTAATTTCATTGGTTGGAGTCAACAATTTATTATGTCTTTTACAAAGCCATTATACCTTATGTTTAAAGATTCCTCATCATGTACTTTTGGTTTCCCTCAAATCACTTTTTATTTGTCATAgacaaaaaaattactaaaagattaaaaaaaatttaaaagtctaaaataattttttgaacaaaaaatatgtaatattttcCTAATCGAAAAAGTTACGTATAAAATGTAAACTAGATAATTTCGACATCCAAAAATATCTCGAgagttatacaaaaaaaaatgaatattattatcaggataaatattattcataataatcttaattttaataaattttagaatgtcaaaatagatattattcataagaattctaattttattggaTTGAAGAAAGCtccatacttttttttttttataaataaacaaactctgattttaaaaaatgtacgcaaattaattttaatacagACTTTAAATTTTTACTGTCTAGAGTATCTGCACGAGAGCTTTTCTACTTCCTCAAATCGTTTTCTTTCTTATAGAATTTAAATAGTTTGGCGATGAcattttcaattaataaattaattgttatgtTCGAGCGACAACGACTATGGTTCAAGTCGAGATTTGttgaatgaaataaaagaaaagagaaaatattttttttgtgtgtataaaatatacttgcataaattttcttttctacttAAAATAGGAGATTTGTTGCAGCCAAGCATGTCATCCTATAGGTAGGGATTGTAGCCTCaactttccttcattttctctcactTTCCCTGAGGCTGAGAGGAAGCCAGTTGATGTGCTGAATGGAATCACAAACTCTCTCCTGATTGTATTCCTTGTGGCATCCAAAGGAAAAGGACTGGCCATGAATAAATCTTAAGGAATAAAAGTTAGATAATGTACTCAAATCATATCTCCAGCATGGAATATGCATTCAAAGCCACAAAATCTCCTCAAAAGCAAATCCACCCTCTCTCCAAATCTCTTGATTGTGAAATTCTTGATGCCAcccatttaaaaatatttgttaccaTGAGTTCGTGGTTAATAATTTAAGACATGGTATcataaacttgatttaaaaaaaattaaaatttaatttttattatgaatttacaTTTCATTATATTCCTCTTCACGTACAAATTTCACTCAAAGAAGAATGTGAGAGATAATGAAAATACAAGATAagatgatataaataaaaatattaatgctTATGTCTCTACATTCTTCACATTTATACTTTTTTAATCATTCACTATGATTTTTAAAAGTGAGAGAACATTtcagttaaatcaaaataattgaactgaATTAGCtaaaattacttattcgatttgGTTCAAATTATATgttggttcggtttggtttctaaatttaataattttgattattttatttttatttagtttttatattaaaaaaattaaaataaacaaattgatcgaaatgtcaaaaaaaatcatcatttttaccctttttcttTGGTTCtttaggttttttatttttattttttttgttaattcaatttttttaattatttttgcttGTTTGATTTATTCGATTTTAACATCTATTCAATTGGCTTAGTTCAATTTTTGACACAAATTCAATCTATTtaatttgaacaattttatCAACCGGCACTTAATGATTTACATCCACTTTGATATTCCTTGACTTAGATTTATTCCTAAGCCACAGGGGTAAATTAGCAAAACAACATATGATTCCGTTTGGTTCTTTAACATGACATTTTACGTTACAAAAAGCTTTAAGCAtgattatctttaattattttaaaattttattttaataaaaaggaCAATCGATAAACTTAGGAAGcccaataaaaaagaaaagaagaataattaTCTTATCATTACGATTAATTTGTTTAATCATGATAACGCAACTAGGCCTACATGATAACACTTGGGGATATAAAATCACTTCTTTAATTAAACCAAGGTCAATGCATCATAGTATATACAAGACTTTATTTGGCCCATTCTCTTTTGTTGTTTATTGAGAGATTATGCTGGTGATAGGAttcttgattaattattttagggcTTGAGAATAAGGTTAAGAGCTTTATTCTACTAAATAACCCACAAATTTGgtgcataaaaatatatatgtatgtcgtATAActtactaataaaaaaatttgtcccGACCTTAATAACACATTTTTGccaaaattcattcaaatctcCTTCAGTTTGCACTATTTTCAAAGTGTTTTGTGTGATTAAATCGCTTTCTATATGTAAAGTCTCTATACATCCCGATTATAAGAGAAAAGCCAACTCCACAAAGGCTCCATGGTGTAGTGGTTAGCACTCTAGACCTTACGTATTAATTCTACAAGATAAGGTCGGTTTCTAGTCGTTataaaagaaactaatagaaAGAAAAGTCGATGCAAATGGCAATGGTGAGATCAGAATATTCTGCAGGTAAGGGAAGTTGGCCATTTTGCATGGTGGGGGATGAATGAGGAATATATATCTTCAATCTTGTATACTTAGGAAACTCATTAATCTTCTTCTCCCGGTTTAGTCCATTCCTTTTTCTAGATCCCCCTGCAAATCAGAATACCCACGTTGcttaaaatagtaataataattatgCATGCTTCCATGCTGTTGCCTTTATATCTGGGAGagcctctctcttctctctgcGAAGAGGCACAGCCATGGGAGGAGATGCAGAAGGGCTTGAGCAAGAAGAACAGAGAGCGGTGGACATCAGCCTCAAGGACCTGTCCAAGAAGCTTGAAGATTTTGCCAAGGCCAGAGACTGGGAGAAGTACCACAGCCCCAGGAACTTACTCCTCGCAATGGTAATCGGTGATCTTTGCCCGATCTAACTCTTGTACACTTAGATTAGCCACGTTTTTGAGTTCTGAAAAGATGTTGTTTTTGTATTGTTGGGTAGTGGTCTTTGTTTCTTGGGAAATGAATTTGGGCTCTGGGTTCTTTCATGGGCGCCTTATCATCAACATGGGGGGTGAAGGGTGGGGAGGCGAAGGTATTCTGGGTTGGTTGGTTGGGAAGGGGACGGGGCGCTAGGGAACATATAGAAGATGAATTCTCAAAGTAGCAGGATGAAACTAGAGTAATGGTGGTGAAGATTAGGGATGGGACAGGAAAGCTTTTAATTTGAAGACTAAAGACTGGATCAGTTACTTAGCAGACTGGACCAAAATTTGCACACCCCAGTGAAGATGAATTCTCAAAGTAACAAAACATGCCTGGAACAGGTTAAAATCTCGTAGGAGGATAAGCCATAACTCAACAATCGATCCACACCATTATAATCATGAGTTAGGATGAGATTTTCGACAAATTCAACCccttctaaatatatatttatgtactTAAATATGTTCCAATGGACAGGTTGGTGAAGTGGGAGAGCTATCAGAGATATTCCAATGGAGAGGAGAGGTAGACAAAGGATTACCTAATTGGGAGGAAGCAGAGAAGGAGCATTTAGGGGAAGAGCTCTCGGATGTGCTGCTATATCTCATCAGACTGGCTGATATTTGCGGCATTGATCTGGGAGATGCTGCCTCCAAGAAAATTGTGAAGAATGCCATCAAATACCCTGCAAAGCTCTTCTGAACTTACTGCTCACTGTAGAAAACCTTGTTTGGTGACCaagaaaattatgattttgttgaaaccCCGTAATGTTGAATAAAACTTACAGCTTTTGAGGCCACATGTCTCCCAAAGTACCACTGAACTAAAGATTCAGTTGAAAGAAAGGGAAGGTGTTCCAGAATAATACAACTAGCGGATCTTTGTAAATGATTAGATATATAACTGTACCATAGATGAAACATAATGCAATTCAAAAGCAAACACCATCACCTTGTCCTTCTAGGATAAATAGCAGGCCACCCGGTACACCAGGCGGAGAGTGCAATCTTTCCGAATATTGTAGCTAGCCAAATCTCGACCATCCTTGAGTGATTTTCCAGCAAACAAGAGGCTGGTGAAATCAACCACCTTCTCCTCCTTATTGAAAATCTTACACTTCACATCCTTGACGGTGTCATTTTGGTGCACTTTAACAACCACAGTTTTGCCATTCAAGTCCTTCACAAATATCGGAAAGGCAGAAGGCACCATCTCTAGAATAGCGTCCTCCGTGATGCCATAATAAGCTAAAGTTTTCGAATTCTCCAGTTCCTTTCCTGCACAAATTATACAGTGCTCGCTGCCAGAGAAACCAATAATACTCCCCATTATTGCCTTGACATCATGAATCGTGGACAAGAGCTTAACTTCAGGTTTCAGGATCTCGCCATTTGGCATTTTCACAGAAACTGACAACACTTCTTTTGGATTAAAGACCAAACAAAGGACAGATCTTGACTGTATATTCAGAGAAGCCAAAGTTCTGTTATCTTCCAGTAGCTTACCGCTATGGAAAAGAGTGTAACTATCTGATCCGATACCCTCTCTAGCATGAATGAAGGATTTTACATCTTGCACAGTATCACAAAGCTTTGCTTCAACTGTAAGAGTTTTCTGTTGTGAAGGCATGTAGACAAAAAGCTCCATAGAATGGAAGTTTTGGAGCACAACATGGAGAGTGGAGTCTGCCTGAATGCCATAATCAACCAGCTTGAAATCGTCCTTAAGACGATCACCATTACAAAAGAGCTCCTGAAGATTCTCCGAAATGCCTTCCTTCTCATGTAagattttcttcacatttttaacAGTGTCCACAGTTCTCACTTTTAAGGCAACTGTTTTAATGACTTTCAAGTATATATTCATCTGTACCAAGTAAGGAGAAGGAATAAGACGCATTCATAACAAGCATAAGCCATACAGATATAATCAACTAGAAAAcctaaaaaaggagaagaaatgaaaagtgtTCGTAGCAAGCATAAGACATACATAAATAATCAACTAGAAACAACTTTGCTATGCTCAACCGTTAaatttaaaccaaaaaaaaaaaatcttacctTTCAAAGGTAATGAATGGGTAAAACAAGGAAAAACTAGTGTACCTATAGTCCTCATTTAGGTCGTACAAGGTCCCCATATTTTGTCTTAACATGAGTTTACACAATCTTAACCTTTTCAAACAATGAATTCAACCACAAACCATTACACACTTAAAATTTAGATAGCTAAAGTtgcaaaatatcaaaattttaagtgAATAGCTCCAAATTAGCATCGGCAAAGCTATTCTAATACGGAAATAATCTACACACTATTGATAGTCTGACAT is a window of Diospyros lotus cultivar Yz01 chromosome 10, ASM1463336v1, whole genome shotgun sequence DNA encoding:
- the LOC127812260 gene encoding uncharacterized protein LOC127812260; amino-acid sequence: MGGDAEGLEQEEQRAVDISLKDLSKKLEDFAKARDWEKYHSPRNLLLAMVGEVGELSEIFQWRGEVDKGLPNWEEAEKEHLGEELSDVLLYLIRLADICGIDLGDAASKKIVKNAIKYPAKLF
- the LOC127810946 gene encoding 60S ribosomal protein L14-1-like; amino-acid sequence: MPFKRYVEIGRVALVNYGKDYGRLVVIVDVIDQNRALVDAPDMVRCQMNFKRLTLTDITVDIKRVPKKKTLIAAMEAADVKNKWENSSWGRKLIVKKRRASLNDFDRFKIMLAKIKRAGLVRQELAKLKKANAS
- the LOC127812259 gene encoding polyubiquitin-like; its protein translation is MEPRQEEMNIYLKVIKTVALKVRTVDTVKNVKKILHEKEGISENLQELFCNGDRLKDDFKLVDYGIQADSTLHVVLQNFHSMELFVYMPSQQKTLTVEAKLCDTVQDVKSFIHAREGIGSDSYTLFHSGKLLEDNRTLASLNIQSRSVLCLVFNPKEVLSVSVKMPNGEILKPEVKLLSTIHDVKAIMGSIIGFSGSEHCIICAGKELENSKTLAYYGITEDAILEMVPSAFPIFVKDLNGKTVVVKVHQNDTVKDVKCKIFNKEEKVVDFTSLLFAGKSLKDGRDLASYNIRKDCTLRLVYRVACYLS